A stretch of Candidatus Sphingomonas phytovorans DNA encodes these proteins:
- a CDS encoding class I SAM-dependent methyltransferase yields the protein MPIHDSASKGYEAGASIYVSGRPDYPPEARRWLGEVLGVGPGRSTLEVGAGTGKFLPLLEDCGGHILALEPVEAMRDLLARDHPGVRAIAGTAEAIPLPDASMDVVVCAQAFHWFASAAALAEMRRVLAPGGMLGLVWNVRDESVPWVAALSAITDPWEGNTPRYRTGEWRQVFPAPGFAFVGEQRAANRHVGKPEQVIVERTLSVSFIAALPAGQREEVAHRVRALIAATPELAESDTIAFPYETRMFAYRRME from the coding sequence ATGCCGATCCATGACAGTGCGTCGAAAGGATATGAGGCAGGCGCGAGCATTTATGTGAGCGGCCGTCCCGACTATCCGCCCGAGGCGCGCCGGTGGCTCGGCGAGGTCCTCGGTGTTGGCCCCGGCCGCTCGACGCTTGAGGTCGGGGCGGGCACCGGCAAGTTCCTCCCCTTGCTGGAAGACTGTGGCGGCCACATCCTGGCGCTTGAGCCGGTCGAGGCGATGCGCGACCTGCTCGCTCGCGATCATCCCGGCGTGAGAGCGATCGCCGGAACGGCGGAGGCAATCCCGCTGCCGGACGCCAGTATGGACGTGGTTGTCTGCGCGCAGGCCTTTCACTGGTTCGCGAGCGCCGCCGCCCTGGCCGAGATGCGGCGTGTGCTCGCCCCGGGCGGCATGCTAGGGCTCGTCTGGAACGTCCGCGACGAAAGCGTGCCCTGGGTCGCGGCGCTGTCGGCGATCACCGATCCATGGGAAGGAAACACGCCCCGGTACCGGACCGGGGAATGGCGGCAGGTTTTTCCCGCACCGGGCTTCGCCTTCGTCGGAGAGCAGCGCGCCGCCAACAGGCATGTCGGCAAGCCGGAGCAGGTGATCGTCGAGCGGACATTGTCGGTCAGCTTCATCGCGGCGCTGCCGGCCGGGCAGCGCGAGGAGGTGGCGCACAGGGTGCGCGCGCTCATCGCCGCGACACCGGAACTGGCGGAAAGCGATACAATCGCCTTTCCGTACGAAACGCGGATGTTCGCCTATCGCAGGATGGAGTGA
- a CDS encoding ribonuclease E/G, with protein sequence MTMRMLIDARHREETRVAVVKGNRIEEFDFESAERKQLKGNIYLAKVTRVEPSLQAAFIDYGGNRHGFLAFSEIHPDYYQIPKEDRDALLREEAEHAAEEAALRAQIDAEDDLHAEEHGEDDGFEPDAESVERFEDDGGADPEVSAGAESKGRGRRKRSAADDAVDDLRERRTNLRHRYKIQDVIRRRQVLLVQVVKEERGNKGAALTTYLSLAGRYCVLMPNTSHGGGISRKISNAGDRKRLKSIMADMKLPPSMGCIVRTAGLQRTKVEIKRDFDYLARLWDGIRETTLSSSAPALVYGDSDLLKRAIRDIYNRDIDEVIVEGEAGYRQAKEFMKLLMPSHARKVKHYSDPVPLFQRSHVEEQLAAMYHPVVQLKSGGYLVINPTEALVSIDINSGRSTREHSIEQTATATNLEAAHEIARQLRLRDMAGLVVIDFIDMDNGSNVRKVEKAMKEALKNDRARIQVGRISSFGLMEMSRQRLRTGVLEASTRQCPHCEGTGLVRTASSAGLSALRLIEDEAAHGRGSQLLLRASQEAAFYLLNRKRAELAEIEDRYGVTIEVAPDGEQEGARMSVEVSGPPPAHAPRFEAPIEEIEDDIEEDIEDEIDEVEDEEEEEAPREARAPREQRERGERAEGDEGGSRRRRRRRGRRGRNRPEGEEGSAQQNDGEEGESEAETDAEVETAGEGEAEFAGEQPVSGEGEGRRRRGRRGRRGGRRGEGDRAEGGEAAPVEAEADQAEPIVEAPVVEEAPVEVEAPKKGRRRPKAREAAEVAAPEPVVEVAPVAVEAEAKPAKPKRARRTRAAAAAEAEVAPEAVAAPVAVEAPVEAPAKPKRSRKKAAPEAVAAEPEVAAIPLGSDANGAAPADEMANSGIDPDPGEAGSPRRGWWQRTFGQ encoded by the coding sequence ATGACCATGCGTATGCTGATCGACGCGCGGCACCGGGAAGAGACCCGGGTTGCCGTCGTCAAAGGGAACCGGATTGAGGAGTTTGATTTCGAGTCCGCCGAGCGCAAGCAGCTCAAGGGCAATATCTATCTAGCCAAGGTTACCCGGGTCGAGCCGTCGCTGCAGGCGGCGTTCATCGATTACGGCGGCAATCGCCACGGGTTCCTCGCCTTTTCGGAAATCCATCCCGATTATTACCAGATCCCCAAGGAGGATCGCGACGCGCTGCTGCGCGAAGAGGCCGAGCATGCCGCCGAAGAGGCTGCGCTGCGCGCCCAGATCGATGCCGAGGACGATCTCCATGCCGAAGAGCATGGCGAGGACGACGGTTTCGAGCCCGATGCCGAATCGGTCGAGCGGTTCGAGGATGATGGCGGGGCCGACCCCGAGGTAAGCGCCGGGGCGGAGAGCAAGGGCCGCGGCCGCCGCAAGCGCAGCGCCGCCGACGATGCGGTCGACGATCTGCGCGAGCGCCGCACCAACCTGCGCCATCGCTACAAGATCCAGGACGTGATCCGCCGCCGTCAGGTGCTGCTGGTCCAGGTCGTCAAGGAAGAGCGCGGCAACAAGGGTGCCGCGCTGACCACGTACCTGTCGCTCGCAGGCCGTTACTGCGTGCTGATGCCCAACACGTCGCATGGCGGCGGCATCAGCCGGAAGATCTCGAACGCGGGCGACCGCAAGCGCCTGAAGTCGATCATGGCGGACATGAAGCTGCCCCCGTCGATGGGCTGCATCGTCCGTACCGCCGGCCTCCAGCGCACCAAGGTCGAGATTAAGCGCGACTTCGACTATCTGGCCCGGCTGTGGGATGGAATCCGCGAGACGACATTGTCCTCGTCGGCGCCCGCTCTTGTCTATGGCGACAGCGACCTGCTGAAGCGCGCGATCCGCGATATCTACAACCGCGACATCGACGAGGTGATCGTCGAGGGCGAGGCCGGGTATCGCCAGGCCAAGGAGTTCATGAAGCTCCTGATGCCGAGCCATGCCCGCAAGGTGAAGCATTATTCCGACCCGGTGCCGCTGTTCCAGCGCAGTCATGTCGAGGAACAGCTCGCCGCGATGTATCATCCGGTCGTGCAGCTGAAATCGGGCGGCTATCTGGTGATCAACCCGACCGAGGCGCTTGTCTCGATCGACATCAACTCGGGCCGGTCGACCCGCGAGCACAGCATCGAGCAGACCGCGACCGCGACCAACCTCGAGGCAGCGCACGAGATCGCGCGCCAGTTGCGCCTGCGCGACATGGCCGGCCTCGTCGTCATCGACTTCATCGACATGGACAACGGGTCCAACGTCCGGAAGGTCGAGAAGGCGATGAAGGAGGCGCTGAAGAACGATCGCGCCCGCATCCAGGTCGGCCGCATCTCAAGCTTCGGCCTGATGGAAATGAGCCGCCAGCGCCTGCGCACCGGCGTGCTGGAGGCATCGACCCGCCAGTGCCCGCATTGCGAAGGTACGGGCCTGGTGCGTACCGCATCGTCGGCCGGCCTCTCGGCGCTTCGCCTGATCGAGGACGAGGCGGCGCATGGCCGCGGATCGCAGCTTCTGCTGCGCGCCAGCCAGGAAGCTGCCTTCTACCTGCTCAACCGCAAGCGCGCCGAACTGGCCGAGATCGAGGATCGCTATGGCGTGACGATCGAGGTCGCGCCGGACGGCGAGCAGGAAGGTGCGCGCATGTCGGTCGAGGTCTCGGGGCCGCCGCCGGCGCACGCCCCGCGCTTCGAGGCGCCGATCGAGGAGATCGAGGACGATATCGAAGAGGATATCGAGGACGAGATCGACGAGGTCGAGGACGAGGAAGAAGAGGAGGCACCCCGCGAGGCGCGCGCTCCCCGCGAGCAGCGTGAACGTGGCGAACGCGCTGAAGGCGACGAGGGCGGTTCGCGCCGCCGCCGCCGCCGTCGTGGTCGTCGCGGTCGCAATCGTCCCGAGGGCGAGGAGGGTTCAGCCCAGCAGAATGATGGCGAAGAGGGCGAGTCCGAGGCCGAGACTGATGCCGAGGTCGAGACCGCCGGTGAGGGCGAGGCCGAATTCGCTGGCGAGCAGCCGGTGTCGGGCGAGGGCGAAGGCCGCCGTCGTCGCGGACGGCGCGGTCGTCGCGGTGGCCGTCGCGGCGAGGGCGATCGCGCCGAGGGCGGCGAGGCCGCACCGGTCGAGGCCGAAGCCGATCAGGCGGAGCCGATCGTCGAAGCGCCGGTAGTCGAAGAAGCGCCTGTCGAGGTCGAGGCGCCCAAGAAGGGCCGTCGTCGTCCCAAGGCACGCGAGGCCGCCGAGGTCGCGGCACCGGAGCCGGTTGTCGAGGTAGCACCGGTCGCCGTTGAAGCCGAGGCCAAGCCGGCCAAGCCGAAGCGGGCGCGTCGCACCAGGGCGGCTGCGGCGGCTGAGGCCGAGGTGGCACCTGAAGCGGTCGCCGCGCCCGTCGCGGTCGAGGCACCCGTCGAGGCGCCGGCCAAGCCGAAGCGCTCGCGCAAGAAGGCAGCCCCCGAAGCGGTTGCCGCCGAGCCGGAGGTTGCGGCCATTCCGCTGGGCAGCGATGCCAATGGTGCGGCACCGGCCGACGAGATGGCCAATAGCGGGATCGATCCCGATCCGGGCGAAGCGGGTTCCCCCCGTCGCGGCTGGTGGCAGCGGACCTTCGGGCAATAA
- a CDS encoding N-acetylmuramoyl-L-alanine amidase → MSFLLALLACWLGGTPAWAATVERVEIRHDRIVIRFDQSVADASSFVLRGPQRIAVDVAGATPGAPVEGNDLVAAVRQAPRGEDGTRIVFDLTRPTIVTEGMFGPDGRELTLELRTVDDASFARAAAERRLRFLPPFNMGMVTPARRYEVSVPVPKSSRSLALPRIYGDDDSRPLVVIDAGHGGVDPGAISPVDGRREKDVTLRIARAIRDELLRSGRVRVALTREDDKFLVLQERYGIARKLKANLFISVHCDSVGSGDASGATVYTLSEVASDKESARLAARENKADIISGVNLASTSADISSILIDLTQRETMNSSASFARLLGREAQPLMPMKPNFHRMASLVVLKAPDMPSILFETGYISNPKDAAFIDSREGRQRIAESVRRAVDIHFARRLASN, encoded by the coding sequence GTGTCCTTCCTTCTCGCTCTCCTGGCCTGCTGGCTCGGCGGCACGCCCGCCTGGGCAGCGACCGTCGAGCGTGTCGAGATCCGGCATGACCGCATCGTCATCCGGTTCGACCAGAGCGTGGCCGATGCGTCCAGCTTCGTGCTCAGGGGGCCTCAACGCATCGCGGTCGACGTGGCGGGGGCCACGCCGGGCGCGCCGGTGGAGGGCAATGACCTGGTCGCCGCGGTACGTCAGGCCCCGCGCGGCGAGGATGGAACGCGGATCGTGTTCGACCTCACCCGGCCGACGATCGTCACCGAAGGCATGTTCGGCCCGGACGGCCGCGAGCTGACGCTCGAGCTCCGCACCGTCGACGATGCAAGCTTCGCCCGCGCCGCGGCGGAGCGACGCCTGCGTTTCCTGCCGCCTTTCAACATGGGGATGGTGACACCGGCGCGCCGATATGAGGTGTCGGTCCCCGTCCCGAAATCCAGCCGCAGCCTGGCGCTGCCGCGAATCTATGGCGACGACGACAGCCGCCCGCTGGTGGTGATCGACGCGGGGCATGGCGGCGTGGACCCCGGCGCGATCTCGCCGGTCGACGGCCGCCGCGAAAAGGACGTGACGCTGCGGATTGCCAGGGCGATCCGCGACGAACTGCTTCGGTCCGGCCGGGTGCGCGTGGCGCTGACGCGGGAGGACGACAAGTTCCTCGTGCTGCAGGAACGCTATGGCATCGCGCGCAAGCTGAAGGCCAATCTGTTCATCTCGGTCCACTGCGACAGCGTGGGCAGCGGCGACGCGTCCGGCGCAACGGTCTACACCCTGTCGGAGGTCGCGTCCGACAAGGAATCGGCCCGCCTCGCTGCGCGCGAGAACAAGGCTGACATCATCTCGGGCGTGAACCTCGCCTCGACCTCGGCCGACATCTCGTCGATCCTGATCGACCTGACCCAGCGCGAGACGATGAACAGCTCCGCCAGCTTCGCGCGCCTGCTCGGCCGCGAGGCGCAGCCGCTGATGCCGATGAAGCCGAATTTCCACCGCATGGCCTCGCTGGTGGTGCTCAAGGCGCCCGACATGCCGTCGATCCTGTTCGAGACCGGCTATATCTCGAACCCGAAAGACGCCGCCTTCATCGATTCGCGCGAAGGCCGTCAGCGCATCGCCGAAAGCGTCCGCCGCGCGGTCGACATCCATTTCGCCCGCCGGCTCGCGTCGAACTAG
- a CDS encoding transglycosylase domain-containing protein, translated as MTDTESSVNFRLRREVEGIRGFAQRAWGRWWVKVLAVLAVLIAIAYAVFWYIFASELPSVDKLRAYEPPLPTNVRGVDGIPIHSYARERRVELSYAEYPPLLVRAFLAAEDKTFFEHHGVDYPGMAGAVIDYATKFGTGRRAKGGSTITQQVAKNLLIGNTYSPTRKIKEAILAYRIEDALTKPQILELYLNQIALGRNAFGVEAASYAYFNKELNQLDLAQMAYLAILPKGPSNYDPFRSTERALGRRNYVLREMLKNEFIDQAQYDQARAEPIGAVPRQTPKTEVAGAGYFVEEVRRQLIDKFGEDEKAGPYSVYSGGLWVRTSLDTKLQLDAQTALRNGLLRFDRGRGWSGPLRHVEIGGDTWQSALLNTNLRLDYLDWRAAIVTATGGDSATIGFSNGQTGILPRWAAQMPVRGQGGTAFAALKVGDILAVAPEGGAFALRSVPKISGGFVVEEPATGRVLAMQGGFDSSIQSFNRATQAMRQPGSTIKPIVYAAALQGGMTPASIIIDGPFCVYQGARLGQKCFRNFGGGGSGPHTMRWGVEQSRNLMTVRAASQTGMEHVVSLMDRIGVGKYPPYLSFALGAGETTVMRMVNAYAILANQGRGHPATLIDFVQDRHGKVIWPENWRPCDRCNAPDWNGKAMPRPVSRGRQIVDAQSAYQMVHIAEGVIQRGTATVLRDLDRPMFGKTGTNSGPTDVWFIGGTPQMIGGVYIGYDSPTGLGGYAQGGTIAAPIFKEFAVKAYEGMEKIPFRAPAGIRMVRIDRASGKPVFGAWPTTDPKAAVIWEAFKPESEPRRAARHDNEEDAADKPKEAKPVQRREAAPRDSDFLQREGGIY; from the coding sequence ATGACCGACACCGAATCCAGCGTGAATTTCCGCCTCCGCCGCGAAGTGGAGGGGATTCGCGGATTTGCCCAGCGTGCGTGGGGGCGCTGGTGGGTGAAGGTGCTCGCCGTCCTCGCGGTGCTGATCGCGATCGCCTACGCCGTCTTCTGGTATATCTTCGCGAGCGAACTGCCCTCGGTCGACAAGCTGCGCGCCTATGAGCCGCCCTTGCCCACCAATGTGCGCGGCGTCGACGGCATCCCGATCCATAGCTATGCCCGAGAACGCCGGGTCGAGCTGAGCTACGCTGAATATCCGCCCCTGCTCGTCCGCGCCTTCCTCGCCGCCGAGGACAAGACCTTCTTCGAGCATCACGGCGTCGATTATCCCGGCATGGCGGGCGCGGTGATCGATTATGCCACGAAGTTCGGCACCGGTCGGCGCGCCAAGGGCGGGTCGACCATCACCCAGCAGGTCGCGAAGAACCTGCTGATCGGCAACACCTATTCGCCGACCCGCAAGATCAAGGAGGCGATCCTCGCCTACCGCATCGAGGACGCGCTGACCAAGCCGCAGATCCTCGAGCTCTATCTCAATCAGATCGCGCTCGGCCGGAACGCCTTCGGCGTCGAGGCGGCGAGCTATGCCTATTTCAACAAGGAGCTGAACCAGCTCGACCTGGCGCAGATGGCCTATCTCGCCATCCTGCCCAAGGGCCCGTCCAACTACGACCCGTTCCGCAGCACCGAACGCGCGCTCGGCCGACGCAACTATGTCCTGCGCGAGATGCTCAAGAACGAGTTCATCGACCAGGCGCAATATGACCAGGCGCGCGCCGAGCCGATCGGCGCCGTGCCCCGCCAGACCCCGAAGACCGAGGTAGCTGGCGCCGGCTATTTCGTCGAGGAGGTCCGCCGCCAGCTGATCGACAAGTTCGGCGAGGACGAGAAGGCCGGGCCGTACAGCGTCTATTCGGGCGGCCTGTGGGTGCGCACCTCGCTCGACACCAAGCTTCAGCTCGACGCGCAGACCGCGCTCCGCAACGGCCTGCTCCGCTTCGACCGGGGCCGTGGCTGGAGCGGGCCGCTGCGCCATGTCGAGATCGGCGGCGACACCTGGCAGTCGGCGCTGCTCAACACCAATCTCCGGCTCGACTATCTCGACTGGCGCGCCGCGATCGTCACCGCGACCGGCGGCGACTCGGCAACGATCGGCTTCAGCAACGGCCAGACCGGCATTCTGCCGCGCTGGGCCGCGCAGATGCCGGTGCGGGGCCAGGGTGGCACTGCCTTCGCCGCGCTGAAGGTCGGCGACATTCTGGCCGTCGCGCCAGAAGGCGGCGCCTTCGCGCTCCGCTCGGTCCCCAAGATTTCCGGCGGCTTCGTCGTCGAGGAACCGGCGACCGGCCGCGTGCTGGCGATGCAGGGCGGTTTCGATTCGAGCATCCAGTCGTTCAACCGCGCCACCCAGGCGATGCGCCAGCCCGGCTCCACGATCAAACCGATCGTCTATGCCGCGGCGCTTCAGGGCGGGATGACGCCTGCCTCGATCATCATCGACGGCCCGTTCTGCGTCTATCAGGGCGCCCGGCTCGGCCAGAAATGCTTCCGCAACTTCGGCGGCGGCGGATCGGGCCCGCACACCATGCGCTGGGGCGTCGAGCAGTCGCGCAACCTGATGACGGTGCGCGCCGCCTCGCAGACCGGCATGGAGCATGTCGTCTCGCTGATGGACCGGATCGGCGTCGGCAAATATCCGCCCTATCTCTCCTTCGCGCTGGGCGCGGGCGAGACGACGGTGATGCGCATGGTCAACGCCTATGCGATCCTCGCCAACCAGGGCCGCGGCCATCCCGCGACCCTGATCGATTTCGTCCAGGACCGTCACGGCAAGGTGATCTGGCCCGAGAACTGGCGCCCGTGCGACCGCTGCAACGCGCCCGACTGGAACGGCAAGGCGATGCCGCGCCCGGTCAGCCGGGGCCGCCAGATCGTCGACGCGCAGAGCGCCTACCAGATGGTGCACATCGCCGAGGGCGTGATCCAGCGCGGCACCGCGACCGTGCTGCGCGATCTCGACCGGCCCATGTTCGGCAAGACCGGCACCAATTCCGGGCCGACCGACGTGTGGTTCATCGGCGGCACGCCGCAGATGATCGGCGGCGTCTATATCGGTTATGATTCGCCGACCGGCCTGGGCGGCTATGCCCAGGGCGGCACGATCGCCGCGCCGATCTTCAAGGAATTCGCGGTCAAGGCCTATGAGGGGATGGAGAAGATCCCGTTCCGCGCGCCCGCCGGCATCCGCATGGTGCGGATCGACCGCGCGTCGGGCAAGCCGGTATTCGGCGCCTGGCCGACCACCGATCCCAAGGCGGCGGTTATCTGGGAAGCGTTCAAGCCCGAGAGCGAACCGCGCCGCGCGGCCCGCCACGACAATGAAGAGGACGCCGCCGACAAGCCGAAGGAAGCAAAGCCGGTCCAGCGCCGGGAAGCGGCGCCGCGCGACAGCGACTTCCTGCAGCGCGAGGGCGGAATCTACTAG
- the prfB gene encoding peptide chain release factor 2, which produces MRAEAQAHVDTINDALALLRRFLDWDRALRRLDELNARVEDQALWNDPKLAQEVMRERRRLEEAINATRAIQSELSDTAELIEMAEAEGDEEMAADGTRSLAELARRAEHDKIQALLAGEADGNDTYIEVNSGAGGTESQDWAGMLQRMYTRWAERRGMKVELVDQHSGEQAGIKSATLLLKGENAYGYAKTESGVHRLVRISPYDSAARRHTSFASIWVYPVIDENIEVEINESELRIDTYRASGAGGQHINTTDSAVRITHIPTGIVVQCQNQRSQHKNKAEAYNQLRAKLYERELQIREAAANAENATKTDIGWGHQIRSYVLQPYQLVKDLRTGVTSTSPSDVLDGDLDPFMAAALSQRVTGETVEVEDVE; this is translated from the coding sequence ATGCGCGCCGAAGCGCAGGCTCATGTCGACACCATCAATGACGCGCTCGCGCTGCTCCGCCGCTTCCTCGACTGGGATCGCGCGCTGCGTCGGCTCGACGAGCTGAATGCGCGCGTCGAGGACCAGGCGCTGTGGAACGACCCCAAGCTCGCGCAGGAAGTGATGCGCGAGCGTCGCCGCCTTGAAGAAGCGATCAACGCCACCCGCGCGATCCAGAGCGAGCTGTCCGACACGGCCGAGCTGATCGAGATGGCCGAGGCCGAAGGCGATGAGGAAATGGCTGCCGACGGCACCAGAAGCCTCGCCGAGCTTGCCAGGCGTGCCGAGCACGACAAGATCCAGGCGCTGCTCGCCGGTGAGGCCGACGGCAACGACACCTATATCGAGGTCAATTCCGGCGCCGGCGGTACCGAGAGCCAGGACTGGGCCGGCATGCTGCAGCGGATGTATACCCGCTGGGCCGAGCGCCGCGGCATGAAGGTCGAGCTGGTCGACCAGCATTCGGGCGAACAGGCCGGCATCAAATCCGCCACCCTGCTGCTCAAGGGCGAGAATGCCTATGGCTATGCCAAGACGGAAAGCGGCGTTCACCGCCTCGTCCGCATCAGCCCCTATGACAGCGCGGCGCGACGCCACACCAGTTTCGCCAGCATCTGGGTCTATCCGGTCATCGACGAGAATATCGAGGTCGAGATCAACGAAAGCGAGCTGCGCATCGACACCTATCGCGCGTCCGGCGCGGGCGGGCAGCACATCAACACGACCGATTCGGCCGTGCGCATCACGCATATCCCGACCGGCATCGTCGTCCAGTGCCAGAACCAGCGAAGCCAGCACAAGAACAAGGCCGAGGCGTACAACCAGCTCCGCGCCAAGCTCTACGAGCGCGAGCTGCAGATCCGCGAGGCGGCGGCCAATGCGGAGAACGCGACCAAGACCGATATCGGCTGGGGCCACCAGATCCGCTCCTACGTCCTCCAGCCCTATCAGCTGGTGAAGGACCTGCGCACCGGCGTGACCTCGACCAGCCCGTCCGACGTGCTCGACGGCGACCTCGATCCCTTCATGGCCGCGGCGCTGTCGCAGCGGGTGACCGGGGAGACGGTCGAGGTGGAGGACGTCGAGTGA
- a CDS encoding methyltransferase domain-containing protein, whose translation MRLVAALACAALLLAGCEPGQPSVDDEQDKAGPFPAADRPVAHIISSRWSTEEARDRLNEASEVMNKAGLKAGMTVADIGAGEGYYTIRAAARVGKEGRVLAEDIVAGVRDTLAERVARERLDNVSVRLGLPANPRLPDASFDRVLMVHMYHEIEQPYEFLWRMRPSLKPDGLVVVVDANRPTQNHGTPPGLLRCEFAAVGYTQVGMYDMPSAGGYLATFRAVGPRPEPRAIKPCKLSA comes from the coding sequence GTGAGACTGGTCGCGGCCCTTGCGTGCGCGGCATTGCTGCTCGCGGGCTGCGAGCCGGGCCAGCCGAGCGTCGACGACGAACAGGACAAGGCGGGCCCCTTCCCCGCCGCCGATCGTCCCGTTGCGCATATCATCTCGTCACGCTGGTCGACCGAGGAAGCGCGCGACCGGCTGAACGAAGCGTCCGAGGTGATGAACAAGGCCGGGCTCAAGGCCGGGATGACCGTCGCCGATATCGGCGCGGGTGAAGGCTATTACACCATCCGCGCCGCCGCCCGCGTCGGCAAGGAGGGCCGCGTGCTGGCCGAGGACATCGTCGCCGGGGTCCGCGACACCCTGGCCGAACGAGTCGCGCGCGAGCGGCTCGACAATGTCAGCGTGCGCCTCGGCCTCCCGGCCAATCCGCGCCTACCCGATGCGAGCTTCGACCGGGTGCTGATGGTGCACATGTACCATGAGATCGAGCAGCCCTATGAATTCCTCTGGCGGATGCGCCCGTCGCTGAAACCCGATGGCCTGGTCGTGGTGGTCGACGCCAACCGGCCGACGCAGAATCATGGCACCCCGCCCGGGCTGCTGCGCTGCGAATTCGCCGCGGTCGGTTATACCCAGGTCGGGATGTACGACATGCCCTCCGCCGGCGGCTATCTCGCGACCTTCCGCGCCGTCGGCCCCCGGCCAGAGCCTCGTGCGATAAAACCTTGCAAGCTGAGTGCCTGA
- a CDS encoding beta/gamma crystallin-related protein, translating into MKTLKLVALTMMVVAAAPSVAQDRDRDDYRGRDYGPHITVFVDDDFRGRSMEITGPISRLGPTGMEDRISSISVESGRWQVCVDDYYRGRCEVIDRSIGRLTRLGLDDKISSIRPLPRRRWR; encoded by the coding sequence ATGAAGACGCTGAAGCTTGTTGCACTGACCATGATGGTAGTTGCGGCGGCCCCGTCCGTCGCGCAGGACCGGGATCGCGATGATTATCGCGGTCGGGACTATGGGCCTCACATCACTGTCTTCGTCGACGACGATTTCCGCGGCAGGAGCATGGAAATCACTGGCCCGATCAGCCGCCTCGGCCCAACGGGCATGGAAGATCGCATTTCCTCCATCAGTGTCGAGAGCGGCAGGTGGCAGGTCTGTGTCGACGATTATTATCGCGGGCGCTGCGAAGTCATCGACCGGTCGATCGGGCGTCTTACCCGCCTGGGGCTGGACGACAAGATTTCCTCGATCCGTCCGCTTCCGCGCCGACGCTGGCGCTGA
- a CDS encoding thymidylate synthase, translating to MQPYLDLMRRVLDTGAQQMDRTGTGTLSVFGHQMRFDLADGFPVVTTKKLHLRSIIVELLWFLRGDTNVQWLRDRKVSIWDEWADEAGELGPVYGKQWRDWETTDGRHIDQIAELIEQIRTSPASRRQIVSAWNPGDLHAMALAPCHCLFQTHVANGRLSLQLYQRSADIFLGVPFNIASYALLTHMLAQQCGLEPGEFIWTGGDCHLYSNHLDQAREQLSRTPGPLPRLEILRKPAGIDQYEYEDFRLVGYEAQAHIKAPVAV from the coding sequence ATGCAGCCCTATCTCGACCTCATGCGGCGCGTGCTCGATACCGGCGCGCAACAGATGGACCGGACCGGCACCGGCACGCTCTCGGTGTTCGGCCATCAGATGCGCTTCGATCTGGCGGACGGCTTCCCCGTCGTCACCACCAAGAAGCTGCACCTGCGCTCGATCATCGTCGAACTGCTGTGGTTCCTGCGCGGCGACACCAACGTCCAGTGGCTGCGCGACCGCAAGGTCAGCATCTGGGATGAATGGGCCGATGAGGCCGGCGAACTCGGCCCCGTCTACGGCAAGCAATGGCGCGACTGGGAAACCACGGACGGCCGCCATATCGACCAGATCGCCGAGCTGATCGAACAGATCAGGACCAGCCCGGCCTCCCGCCGCCAGATCGTCAGTGCCTGGAACCCGGGCGATCTCCACGCCATGGCGCTGGCACCCTGCCACTGCCTGTTTCAGACCCATGTCGCGAACGGCCGGCTGTCGCTTCAGCTCTATCAGCGCTCCGCCGACATCTTCCTGGGCGTGCCGTTCAACATCGCGAGCTACGCGCTGCTGACCCATATGCTGGCGCAGCAATGCGGACTTGAACCGGGCGAGTTCATCTGGACCGGCGGCGATTGCCATCTCTATTCGAACCATCTCGACCAGGCGCGCGAACAGCTGTCCCGCACGCCAGGCCCGCTGCCGCGGCTTGAGATCCTGCGCAAGCCAGCCGGGATCGACCAATATGAGTATGAGGATTTCCGCCTCGTCGGTTATGAGGCGCAGGCGCACATCAAGGCGCCGGTGGCAGTCTAG
- a CDS encoding dihydrofolate reductase, whose protein sequence is MSISPRITFHLARADNGVIGRDGGLPWRLPADLKRFKAQTMGKPMVMGRKTFESFPAPLPGRRHIVLTRDPDWSAPGAEVAGNIDSAIAIAGSPEIAVIGGAQIFALFLSRAERVELTEVHAAPEGDAVVPAFTGWREIMREDHPAEGDRPAYSFVTLARP, encoded by the coding sequence ATGTCGATTTCGCCCCGCATCACCTTCCACCTTGCCCGCGCCGACAATGGCGTGATCGGGCGCGACGGCGGGCTGCCGTGGCGCCTGCCTGCCGATCTGAAGCGCTTCAAGGCCCAGACCATGGGCAAGCCGATGGTCATGGGCCGCAAGACCTTCGAAAGCTTCCCCGCGCCCTTGCCCGGCCGCCGCCACATCGTCCTCACTCGCGATCCCGACTGGTCGGCGCCGGGGGCTGAGGTGGCGGGGAATATCGACTCGGCGATCGCCATCGCCGGGTCGCCGGAGATCGCGGTGATCGGCGGCGCGCAGATCTTCGCCCTGTTCCTGTCGCGCGCCGAGCGCGTCGAACTGACCGAAGTCCATGCCGCACCCGAGGGCGACGCGGTCGTCCCCGCCTTCACCGGCTGGCGCGAGATCATGCGCGAGGATCACCCCGCTGAAGGCGACAGGCCAGCCTATAGTTTCGTGACGCTCGCTCGCCCCTGA